One window from the genome of Pelodictyon luteolum DSM 273 encodes:
- a CDS encoding YdbL family protein — MKTKSIFSLAILSFMMLLMALAAPASALDLDTARSSGLAGEVDTGLLAIPPGAAQDAATLIRDINNQRRAEYARVAAQNNLALDVVGSMMFQKIYSRLPAGTWIQIKGEWKKKTP, encoded by the coding sequence ATGAAAACGAAATCGATCTTCTCTCTCGCCATCCTCTCTTTTATGATGCTGCTGATGGCACTGGCCGCACCAGCTTCAGCACTTGACCTCGATACGGCTCGCTCCAGCGGACTTGCCGGCGAAGTCGACACCGGCCTGCTTGCCATACCTCCAGGCGCAGCTCAGGATGCTGCCACCCTCATCAGAGACATCAACAACCAGCGCCGGGCTGAATACGCCCGTGTGGCGGCCCAGAACAACCTCGCGCTCGATGTCGTTGGCTCAATGATGTTCCAGAAGATCTACAGCCGGCTTCCGGCAGGCACATGGATCCAGATCAAGGGTGAATGGAAGAAAAAAACACCCTGA
- a CDS encoding intermembrane phospholipid transport protein YdbH family protein, whose product MKWLLRIIPLLLLLPLLFLAAAWVFFPQIAPALLRSALEAPGRRIEIAGLSRPGFNSVGCHALTADVEVPPGPCTPDTAATLYHATIIRPQLRWDTDLSKLLATGKATITLRLTADSLQFGPSSGAFSYSDTDPLAGVEMSISLNGFNAPAFTPLAASYVIDDAALEAGGFKARGISVPLRASADREWVPEKADISIRSLENKTGPLPVTAIRASLIALPDSSNHCTLTLNRSSLELFGMKASTDTLAYDMLRKRAAFQLDIENADLIRLQGTKAGNREKPFATGVLHGSIPVVYADSVLRVEGAFISASKPLALHWYDRTVQEWLSIELGTGPVLRKLKAQIAVGGPEGTELTSLSAGMLQGTLKAKTARTPAPSGRKPIIVGIEGVDALQTVKFHGAYKGALKGRIYGTVPVTLEKTGFAIRNGTLRSEGGGTISIRDPKTGIEASYAFTEPTARFTRYPTGALTLDFSMRELTRKAEGGELLLTHPAGRALLWSDPASPDMVRLTNFSAGFFNSTLSITDARYDMLTGSGNTVLHFSSLPLQKLLDLQGTKKLYATGTLQGDIPVRMDKETIAIKDGGLRAEESGQIIYATTPEERAAANPGLRTTYEALTNFLYIQLASSLDMAPDGESLLTVQLKGNNPEYQGGRPVEINLTIRQNLLSLLKSLSIASDIERSISEKALRPEK is encoded by the coding sequence GTGAAATGGCTGCTGCGCATCATACCCCTGCTCCTGCTGCTGCCGCTGCTCTTTTTGGCGGCAGCATGGGTCTTCTTTCCGCAGATTGCCCCCGCCCTTCTCCGTTCCGCTCTTGAAGCACCGGGACGCCGTATAGAGATAGCCGGCCTCTCCCGGCCCGGCTTCAACTCTGTAGGCTGCCATGCCCTCACGGCCGATGTTGAGGTACCGCCGGGTCCCTGCACCCCTGACACCGCCGCCACCCTCTACCATGCAACCATCATCAGGCCGCAGTTGCGATGGGATACCGATCTTTCGAAGCTCCTCGCCACGGGAAAAGCCACCATCACCCTTCGCCTCACTGCTGACAGCCTGCAGTTCGGGCCAAGCTCCGGAGCATTCAGTTATTCCGATACCGACCCTCTTGCCGGCGTGGAGATGAGCATCTCGCTGAATGGTTTCAATGCACCGGCATTCACCCCGCTTGCCGCCTCGTATGTGATCGATGATGCCGCCCTCGAGGCCGGCGGATTCAAGGCCAGGGGCATCAGCGTCCCGCTCAGGGCCTCGGCCGACCGGGAATGGGTGCCGGAAAAGGCCGACATCAGCATCCGGAGCCTCGAAAACAAAACCGGTCCGTTGCCCGTTACCGCCATCCGGGCATCCCTCATCGCTCTGCCCGACAGCAGCAACCATTGCACCCTCACCCTCAACCGCTCTTCCCTGGAACTCTTCGGCATGAAGGCCTCGACCGACACGCTTGCCTACGATATGCTCCGGAAGCGGGCCGCATTCCAGCTCGATATCGAAAACGCCGATCTTATCCGCCTGCAGGGCACCAAAGCGGGCAACCGGGAAAAGCCTTTTGCCACCGGAGTGCTCCACGGAAGCATTCCGGTCGTCTACGCCGACTCTGTCCTGAGGGTAGAGGGAGCCTTCATCTCGGCCTCCAAACCCCTTGCACTCCATTGGTACGACCGCACCGTGCAGGAGTGGCTGTCGATAGAATTGGGGACGGGTCCCGTCCTCAGGAAGCTCAAGGCCCAAATAGCCGTCGGCGGCCCGGAGGGAACCGAACTTACATCCCTCTCGGCAGGAATGCTTCAGGGAACCCTCAAGGCAAAAACCGCCAGAACTCCCGCCCCGTCCGGCAGGAAACCCATCATCGTGGGGATTGAGGGCGTCGATGCCCTGCAGACGGTCAAATTCCACGGAGCCTATAAAGGAGCACTCAAAGGCCGTATCTACGGTACGGTACCTGTCACTCTTGAAAAAACGGGGTTTGCCATCCGGAACGGAACCCTCCGCTCAGAGGGAGGAGGAACCATCTCAATCAGAGACCCGAAAACCGGGATAGAAGCCTCCTATGCGTTCACTGAACCAACGGCGCGCTTCACCCGTTACCCGACCGGTGCCCTTACCCTCGATTTCAGCATGAGAGAGCTCACTCGCAAGGCAGAAGGCGGCGAACTGCTCCTCACTCACCCGGCAGGCAGAGCCTTGCTGTGGAGCGATCCGGCGTCCCCCGACATGGTACGCCTTACGAACTTCAGTGCAGGATTTTTCAACTCCACCCTCAGCATAACCGATGCACGCTACGATATGCTGACCGGCAGCGGGAACACCGTGCTGCATTTCAGCAGCCTCCCGCTGCAGAAACTGCTGGACCTGCAGGGCACGAAAAAGCTCTATGCAACCGGCACCCTTCAAGGCGACATACCCGTCAGGATGGATAAAGAGACCATCGCCATCAAGGACGGTGGGCTGCGCGCCGAAGAATCCGGGCAGATCATCTATGCCACCACCCCCGAGGAACGGGCAGCCGCCAACCCAGGACTCAGGACAACCTATGAGGCACTCACCAACTTCCTCTACATCCAGCTCGCCTCATCGCTTGACATGGCTCCTGACGGCGAGTCACTCTTAACAGTCCAGCTGAAAGGCAATAACCCAGAATACCAGGGCGGGCGCCCGGTTGAAATCAACCTCACCATCCGCCAGAACCTCCTCTCCCTCCTGAAAAGCCTGAGCATTGCCTCCGACATCGAGCGCTCTATTTCTGAAAAAGCGCTCCGACCTGAGAAATAA
- a CDS encoding NAD(P)/FAD-dependent oxidoreductase, with translation MKHCRVAIIGGGASGMAAAVAALRAPAQGGISKAERSVMVFERNRRTGEKIRISGGGKCNLTHAGPVEAILEEGFLRMNERRFLRHALHSFTNEDIIALMEAEGVGLEARPDGKVFTERGDADAVAEALSRMLKRAGTLMIYGSRVTRVSRKSGMFELETEGGIFSAERLIIATGGASWPQLGTTGDGIRLAVSLGHTKTPVSPALAPLYLINPPGSELSGIALRSVTIHASSGKEKSSRNGDVLFTHRGLSGPAALSISRDVARIMQTTGSCMMTADLFPSHEVSALEEELLLHAARNGSQMVRKFLQSCPIAPGGRIAGGNHPHGTIPTAFVGCILPHAGIGDEVVWGGLQKKTRQSLLSVLKRFPLGPVAKVPMEQGEVSAGGVVLGEVNPKTMESRLVPGLYFAGEVLDYTGEIGGYNLQAAFSTGWLAGTSAAQPPQE, from the coding sequence GTGAAGCACTGCAGAGTAGCCATCATCGGCGGCGGAGCCTCAGGCATGGCGGCAGCTGTTGCTGCATTGAGGGCACCGGCTCAGGGGGGCATTTCGAAGGCCGAACGTTCCGTCATGGTGTTTGAGCGCAACCGTCGTACCGGTGAGAAAATCAGGATATCCGGCGGCGGGAAATGCAACCTTACCCACGCCGGACCGGTAGAGGCCATTCTTGAGGAGGGTTTTCTCAGGATGAATGAACGCCGCTTTCTCCGCCATGCCCTCCACAGCTTCACCAACGAGGACATCATTGCCCTGATGGAGGCCGAAGGGGTCGGGCTTGAGGCACGACCGGACGGGAAGGTGTTTACAGAGCGAGGCGATGCCGATGCGGTTGCCGAGGCCCTCAGCCGGATGCTGAAGCGTGCCGGCACCCTCATGATCTATGGCTCAAGAGTAACCAGAGTCAGCAGGAAGAGCGGGATGTTTGAGCTGGAGACGGAGGGCGGCATCTTCAGTGCGGAACGGCTCATCATCGCCACCGGCGGCGCTTCATGGCCGCAGCTCGGTACGACAGGGGACGGCATCCGGCTTGCCGTGTCGCTCGGTCATACAAAGACCCCTGTCTCCCCGGCACTCGCACCCCTCTACCTCATCAATCCTCCCGGCAGTGAGCTCTCCGGTATTGCTCTCCGCTCCGTTACCATTCATGCCTCTTCGGGTAAAGAGAAGAGTTCCCGGAACGGGGACGTGCTCTTTACCCATCGCGGCCTCAGCGGACCGGCGGCGCTCTCGATTTCACGCGATGTTGCACGCATCATGCAGACCACCGGGTCATGCATGATGACGGCAGATCTGTTCCCCTCCCATGAGGTGAGCGCACTGGAGGAGGAGCTGCTCCTTCATGCAGCGCGTAACGGCAGCCAGATGGTGCGCAAGTTCCTGCAGTCCTGTCCGATTGCACCCGGCGGAAGGATTGCTGGCGGGAACCACCCGCACGGCACCATCCCGACCGCGTTTGTAGGCTGTATCCTCCCTCACGCAGGCATTGGAGACGAGGTGGTCTGGGGCGGGTTGCAGAAGAAAACCCGGCAATCCCTGCTCTCGGTGCTGAAGCGGTTCCCGCTGGGGCCGGTGGCGAAGGTGCCGATGGAGCAGGGAGAGGTGTCAGCCGGCGGGGTTGTGCTTGGTGAGGTGAACCCGAAAACGATGGAGTCGCGACTGGTCCCGGGGCTGTACTTCGCCGGTGAAGTGCTCGACTACACCGGTGAAATCGGCGGCTATAACCTGCAGGCGGCTTTTTCCACAGGGTGGCTTGCCGGAACCTCAGCCGCTCAGCCTCCGCAGGAGTAG
- a CDS encoding DUF2141 domain-containing protein, whose product MPSLKALLLALLAAPLLSASVPHREPDAINNNEKGSLRVQIMGLASTEGIIGAAIYTSKQGFPDKPERAYLSKAMKLQGSSPVFEFRNIPYGTYAVSILHDENGNGKMDKTFIGIPKEGFGVSNNPAIGYGPPSFKEARFEITAKEVEVRVAMNYLERMKGSMNNSNANNGSIQQKDHR is encoded by the coding sequence ATGCCTAGCTTGAAAGCACTCCTCCTCGCGCTGCTTGCAGCCCCACTGCTGTCGGCATCGGTGCCGCACCGTGAGCCGGACGCCATAAACAACAACGAAAAAGGATCCCTTCGGGTACAGATCATGGGACTCGCCAGCACAGAGGGCATCATCGGAGCCGCCATCTACACCTCGAAGCAAGGATTCCCCGACAAACCCGAGCGGGCCTATCTCTCCAAAGCAATGAAGCTGCAGGGTTCATCCCCGGTCTTTGAATTCAGGAACATCCCATATGGCACTTACGCCGTAAGCATCCTGCATGATGAAAACGGCAACGGGAAAATGGACAAGACCTTCATCGGCATCCCCAAGGAAGGTTTCGGGGTCTCCAACAACCCTGCCATCGGATACGGCCCTCCGAGTTTCAAAGAGGCACGATTCGAAATAACCGCCAAAGAAGTTGAAGTGCGGGTCGCGATGAACTATCTTGAAAGAATGAAAGGTTCAATGAACAACAGCAACGCCAATAACGGCAGCATACAGCAAAAGGACCACAGATGA
- a CDS encoding NAD(P)/FAD-dependent oxidoreductase, producing the protein MKSVLILGGGIAGAEAAIAFRKKGFSVELVSDRDHLFIFPISIWIPVGTLKYSDASIPLKKLARRHGFTLTIDRVTAIDAESRRVWLEKGGERSGTDAVVVALGAAKIQYPGMEHARSICASPQNSLYLKERVDAIIAKGSGKIAFGFGGNPKDKSAVRGGPAFELFFNLHHKLKKLGIRDRYEMTFFAPMPQPGARMGRKALEAMDGMFRDNGFKTRYGKKITGFDEGGVMFEDGSRLESDFTMFISALDGHRVIKESNLPLNPSGFIMIDDYCRIDGIEGWYAIGDSAALEGPDWKAKQGHLAETMAVNAAHNASIVIQGREGALKGYREHLNILCVMDIGNGAGFVYADGIKEIFFPMPLFGHWLKHGWAHYYRFSKLGRLLRTSGV; encoded by the coding sequence ATAAAGAGTGTGCTCATACTCGGCGGAGGCATTGCCGGCGCTGAAGCGGCAATTGCGTTCCGCAAGAAGGGATTCTCCGTTGAACTGGTATCAGACCGAGACCACCTGTTCATTTTTCCCATATCGATATGGATACCGGTCGGAACCTTGAAATACAGCGACGCGTCCATCCCGCTCAAAAAACTGGCCCGGCGTCACGGCTTCACCCTGACCATCGACCGAGTCACGGCCATTGACGCGGAGAGCCGCAGGGTGTGGCTTGAAAAAGGCGGGGAGCGGAGTGGAACGGACGCTGTGGTCGTGGCGCTCGGCGCCGCAAAGATCCAGTACCCCGGCATGGAGCATGCCCGCTCCATCTGCGCAAGCCCGCAGAACTCACTCTACCTGAAAGAGCGGGTCGATGCCATTATCGCAAAGGGGAGCGGAAAGATCGCTTTCGGGTTCGGGGGCAATCCAAAGGATAAGAGCGCGGTGCGCGGCGGACCGGCCTTCGAGCTTTTCTTCAACCTGCACCACAAGCTGAAGAAGCTCGGCATCCGTGACCGCTATGAGATGACCTTTTTCGCCCCGATGCCGCAGCCGGGAGCCAGAATGGGCAGGAAGGCGCTTGAGGCGATGGACGGCATGTTCAGGGATAACGGGTTCAAGACACGGTACGGGAAGAAAATCACTGGCTTTGACGAGGGCGGGGTCATGTTCGAGGACGGCAGCCGTCTGGAGAGCGATTTCACCATGTTCATCTCCGCGCTTGACGGCCACCGGGTCATCAAGGAGTCGAATCTTCCGCTGAACCCGTCAGGCTTCATTATGATTGACGATTACTGCCGTATTGACGGCATCGAAGGGTGGTACGCAATCGGTGACTCGGCCGCGCTCGAGGGCCCTGACTGGAAGGCCAAGCAGGGGCATCTTGCTGAAACCATGGCTGTCAACGCCGCACACAACGCGTCAATTGTCATTCAGGGCCGCGAGGGGGCGCTGAAAGGCTACAGGGAGCACCTGAACATCCTCTGTGTCATGGACATCGGCAACGGAGCCGGCTTCGTCTATGCGGACGGCATCAAGGAGATCTTTTTTCCCATGCCCCTTTTCGGGCACTGGCTGAAGCACGGCTGGGCGCATTACTACCGGTTCAGCAAGCTCGGAAGGCTGCTGAGGACTTCGGGCGTATAG
- a CDS encoding SET domain-containing protein-lysine N-methyltransferase: MHVNIYLLSIIIFILGLLTGALALFFTGRKHRAPSRGKVGIGPSSVAGRGAFALEKINEGEVLERCPALEVTESDVGGELVNYVFYGNTERSRLVVMGYGMLFNHSFEPNVAYWLDDTATGPELVLYALRTISKGEELFYNYGKEWWSTRQEAV; this comes from the coding sequence ATGCATGTCAATATATACCTGCTCTCTATCATCATATTCATTCTCGGCCTCCTTACCGGAGCACTCGCGCTCTTCTTCACCGGGAGGAAGCACCGGGCTCCCTCAAGAGGCAAAGTCGGCATAGGGCCATCAAGCGTAGCAGGGCGCGGGGCGTTCGCCCTGGAAAAAATCAATGAAGGAGAGGTGCTCGAACGGTGCCCGGCTCTCGAGGTGACGGAGAGCGATGTGGGAGGGGAACTCGTGAACTATGTCTTTTACGGAAACACCGAGCGCTCGCGGCTCGTCGTGATGGGCTATGGGATGCTCTTCAACCACTCCTTCGAACCCAATGTCGCCTACTGGCTCGACGATACGGCAACAGGCCCTGAACTGGTGCTCTATGCACTCCGGACGATCAGCAAGGGAGAGGAACTCTTCTACAACTACGGAAAAGAGTGGTGGAGCACCAGGCAGGAAGCTGTGTAG
- a CDS encoding ABC transporter ATP-binding protein has product MDIAENLPDRDRGIILTLDSIGKSYPMGEVSVEALRNVSLSIAEGELVVLLGASGSGKSTLLNIIGGLDTPSSGTLLFGDRNLSTASEAELTEYRRHSIGFVFQFYNLIPSLSALENVQLVTDIALDPMDAVDALRLVGLGERMQHFPAQLSGGEQQRVAIARAVAKRPRLLLCDEPTGALDFQTGKIVLEVLRMVNAELRTTVLLITHNASIAGMAHRVIRMRSGEVSEDYRNETRLDPSELSW; this is encoded by the coding sequence ATGGACATAGCAGAGAACCTCCCGGACAGGGATCGGGGGATCATCCTCACCCTTGACTCGATTGGCAAATCATATCCGATGGGCGAGGTAAGTGTTGAGGCTCTCCGTAATGTTTCCCTCAGCATTGCTGAAGGGGAGCTTGTCGTGCTGCTCGGCGCTTCGGGAAGCGGGAAATCCACCCTCCTGAACATCATCGGCGGCCTTGATACGCCCTCATCCGGAACCCTGCTGTTCGGCGATCGGAACCTCTCTACGGCTTCCGAAGCTGAACTGACTGAATACCGCCGCCATTCCATCGGGTTCGTTTTCCAGTTCTACAACCTGATCCCGAGCCTTTCTGCACTTGAGAACGTGCAGCTCGTCACCGACATCGCCCTTGATCCGATGGATGCAGTGGATGCGCTTCGGCTTGTTGGTCTTGGTGAACGGATGCAGCATTTTCCAGCTCAGCTTTCAGGAGGGGAGCAGCAGAGGGTGGCTATTGCGAGGGCTGTAGCCAAACGGCCCCGGCTGCTGCTCTGCGACGAACCCACCGGAGCACTCGATTTCCAGACCGGAAAGATTGTTCTGGAGGTACTCCGGATGGTGAACGCTGAACTGCGGACAACGGTGCTCCTCATCACCCATAATGCTTCGATTGCCGGTATGGCCCACAGGGTTATCCGGATGCGAAGCGGGGAGGTCTCGGAGGACTACCGGAACGAAACGCGTCTCGATCCTTCCGAACTCTCATGGTAG
- a CDS encoding efflux RND transporter periplasmic adaptor subunit: MILNSMHASGRKHFQLPSKNRLFTILGLIGVAFLLYALFRPAPVSVDTAPVSPGLLQATIEDEGTARVGERYRVAAPITGRLLRITLEEGDSLRRGDIAATVLPPALDALQEREAAFSARAAASALDESLARKKKAAVNAGEAALRALRYRNLYGEGAVSKEAFEGAQNDSAMLQRELQSAAAAAEAARFRLGRARAVIDPSVASRPLHVLSPVDGRVLVIHEKSERTLQAGTPLLDIGDPMSLEIIIDLLSSDAVLVRPGNPVEITGWGGPSILAARVMRVEPAARTTLSALGVEEKRVNVIAVLLSAEPALGDNYRVQARIEVERREHCLKIPRSALFRAGNRWHVFVAEGGRAAEKPVRIGLMGTHEAELLEGIDVGARVILHPSPVLRDGVRVRERT; this comes from the coding sequence ATGATTCTCAACAGCATGCACGCTTCCGGCCGGAAACATTTTCAGCTGCCTTCAAAGAATCGGCTCTTCACGATTCTAGGGCTCATTGGTGTGGCGTTTCTGCTGTACGCCCTCTTCCGGCCTGCTCCGGTTTCTGTTGATACCGCTCCAGTCTCCCCGGGTCTTCTGCAGGCCACGATTGAAGATGAGGGAACCGCCCGTGTAGGTGAGCGCTACCGGGTTGCAGCCCCGATAACCGGACGGCTTCTGCGTATCACGCTTGAGGAGGGGGATTCCCTCCGTAGAGGAGACATTGCCGCCACTGTCCTTCCACCGGCGCTTGACGCCCTGCAGGAGCGGGAGGCGGCTTTCAGCGCCCGGGCTGCAGCCTCAGCGCTCGATGAATCGCTCGCCCGTAAAAAAAAGGCTGCGGTCAATGCCGGCGAAGCGGCTCTTCGCGCCCTGCGCTATCGGAACCTGTACGGCGAGGGTGCTGTATCGAAGGAAGCATTCGAGGGGGCGCAGAACGACTCGGCCATGCTGCAGAGAGAACTGCAGTCGGCTGCTGCCGCGGCTGAAGCCGCCCGCTTCCGTTTAGGCAGAGCACGAGCGGTCATTGATCCCTCAGTCGCATCAAGGCCTCTTCATGTGCTCTCGCCTGTCGATGGCCGGGTTCTCGTCATCCATGAAAAAAGCGAGCGCACCCTGCAGGCCGGCACCCCGCTGCTTGATATCGGCGATCCCATGTCGCTTGAAATCATCATCGATCTTCTCTCCAGCGATGCGGTTCTTGTCCGTCCCGGAAACCCTGTCGAAATCACCGGCTGGGGAGGGCCCTCCATCCTTGCCGCCAGAGTCATGAGGGTGGAGCCAGCTGCAAGAACGACACTCTCCGCTCTCGGCGTGGAGGAGAAACGGGTGAACGTCATTGCCGTTCTTCTCTCTGCCGAACCGGCTCTTGGCGACAACTACCGGGTGCAGGCGCGGATTGAGGTGGAGCGGCGGGAGCACTGCCTGAAAATCCCCCGGAGTGCGCTCTTTCGCGCCGGAAACCGGTGGCATGTGTTCGTGGCGGAAGGCGGCCGGGCCGCTGAAAAACCGGTCAGGATCGGGCTTATGGGAACCCATGAGGCGGAACTGCTGGAGGGTATTGACGTTGGTGCCAGGGTCATTCTGCACCCGTCACCAGTTCTTCGCGATGGTGTCCGCGTCAGGGAGCGGACGTGA
- a CDS encoding ABC transporter permease codes for MVAREMHTLNHKLLFGLRRGLTQMAAVAAVVACGIAVFVSMRSVKYSLEATLEAYYARYRFADVFMQLKRAPGYMEGAVSAVPGVRFVTSRVVADVTLDVPGLPEPATARLISIPERSGEASLNAIAVVAGRYIEPRSLNEVVASRPFMEANGLKPGDRIRVVINGRLKELRIVGTGLSPEYVYEVQPGAFFPDSRHFGVLWMGRTAMESALDMSGAFNDLSVALERDASKEDVKMELDRLLGRYGSLGAYGRDEQISDRFISDEIRQVAVQVTFLPAVFLLAAVFLLNIILSRMVNLQREEIGVLKAMGYRGREIGLHYLGFALLPAAAGVLGGAVGGVFLGRGLMRIYSEYYNFPDPLYLFRPADLLLAVVLSFAAALLGAASSVRRVTALPPAEAMRPESPALYREGLLDRLRFFGRMPVPVKIIVRNLERHPWKSTLSLAMVALAVAILFAGRYAYDATKWMVHVEFGEKHREDVTLLFNNPMPPSIASSLKSGEGVLQDEYYREEPARLSFRHRSKRQSIRGLPFRGGLQRLVDSRGLSRTVPPDGMLLTTELASALGVEAGDTLRVDLLHGRQRSGNVLVAGTIDEILGLSAYMQLEGLNRLAGDDGVVNGALLKIDPAEMEARYADFKQMPGVGGIMLLKALRKSFDELIERSMMTSTIILTVFACVLAFAVVYNGARISLSERSRELAGLRILGMTKGEISFILLGEQAVITLGALIPGYLLGILLSILLARSLNSDLYRMPLVFTVWNVLFAYLVVISVSMLSGFAIWRRLQRLDLVAVLKTRE; via the coding sequence ATGGTAGCTCGAGAGATGCATACCCTGAACCACAAACTCCTCTTCGGGCTTCGCCGTGGCCTTACGCAGATGGCGGCAGTCGCCGCTGTGGTGGCCTGCGGCATAGCGGTTTTTGTGTCGATGCGGAGCGTGAAGTATTCGCTTGAAGCCACGCTGGAGGCTTACTACGCCAGGTACCGGTTCGCCGATGTGTTCATGCAGCTGAAGCGGGCCCCGGGGTATATGGAGGGTGCAGTGTCCGCTGTGCCCGGAGTGCGCTTTGTGACATCGAGGGTGGTAGCCGACGTGACGCTTGATGTTCCGGGCCTTCCTGAACCCGCAACAGCCCGGCTGATCTCCATCCCGGAGCGCAGCGGGGAGGCATCGCTCAATGCGATTGCCGTTGTTGCAGGCCGGTACATCGAACCCCGATCTCTTAACGAGGTTGTGGCCAGCAGGCCATTCATGGAGGCCAACGGACTCAAGCCGGGAGATAGGATCCGGGTGGTGATCAACGGTCGGTTGAAAGAACTCAGGATTGTCGGGACTGGTCTTTCGCCGGAGTATGTCTACGAGGTACAGCCGGGGGCGTTCTTTCCCGACAGCCGGCATTTCGGTGTGCTCTGGATGGGTCGTACTGCAATGGAGTCGGCCCTCGACATGAGCGGGGCGTTCAACGACCTGTCGGTTGCTTTGGAGCGGGATGCTTCAAAGGAGGATGTGAAGATGGAGCTCGACAGGCTGCTCGGCCGCTACGGTTCGCTTGGTGCATATGGCCGGGATGAACAGATCTCCGACCGCTTCATCTCCGACGAGATCCGCCAGGTTGCCGTCCAGGTGACTTTTCTTCCTGCTGTGTTCCTTCTGGCTGCCGTGTTTCTTCTCAACATCATTCTTTCCCGCATGGTCAACCTCCAGCGCGAGGAGATCGGCGTCCTGAAGGCAATGGGGTACCGGGGGCGGGAGATCGGTCTGCATTATCTCGGCTTTGCCCTTCTTCCCGCTGCGGCTGGCGTGCTTGGCGGTGCTGTTGGGGGTGTCTTTCTCGGCAGAGGCTTGATGAGGATCTATTCTGAGTATTATAATTTCCCCGATCCGCTCTATCTGTTCCGTCCGGCTGACCTGCTGCTGGCTGTCGTCTTGAGCTTTGCCGCAGCGCTTCTTGGCGCCGCCTCATCGGTACGGCGTGTCACCGCACTTCCTCCAGCCGAGGCAATGCGTCCGGAGTCGCCGGCGCTGTACCGTGAGGGGTTGCTGGACCGGCTCCGGTTTTTCGGACGGATGCCGGTTCCGGTGAAGATCATTGTCAGGAACCTCGAGCGTCATCCATGGAAGAGCACGCTTTCTCTGGCTATGGTGGCCCTCGCAGTCGCCATACTGTTTGCCGGTCGCTACGCCTACGATGCAACGAAATGGATGGTGCATGTCGAGTTCGGTGAAAAACACCGTGAAGATGTCACGCTCCTCTTCAATAATCCTATGCCGCCCTCCATCGCATCCTCCCTCAAGAGTGGTGAGGGGGTGCTTCAGGATGAGTACTACCGGGAGGAGCCTGCGCGGCTGAGCTTCCGGCACCGCTCGAAACGGCAGTCGATCCGCGGGCTTCCCTTCAGGGGCGGCCTCCAGCGTCTTGTCGACAGCAGGGGGCTTTCAAGGACGGTGCCTCCGGACGGCATGCTGTTGACCACAGAGCTTGCCTCGGCTCTCGGCGTCGAGGCGGGCGACACCCTCCGGGTCGATCTTCTCCATGGCAGACAGCGTTCCGGAAATGTCCTGGTGGCAGGGACGATTGATGAAATCCTCGGGCTCAGCGCCTACATGCAGCTTGAAGGGCTCAACCGCCTTGCCGGAGACGACGGCGTGGTGAACGGTGCGCTCCTGAAGATAGATCCAGCAGAAATGGAAGCCCGCTACGCCGATTTCAAGCAGATGCCCGGCGTCGGCGGCATCATGCTCCTCAAAGCCCTCCGGAAGAGTTTCGACGAACTGATCGAGCGGAGCATGATGACCTCAACCATTATCCTGACGGTATTTGCCTGTGTGCTTGCGTTTGCCGTCGTATACAACGGGGCCAGGATTTCCCTTTCAGAACGCTCCCGCGAACTGGCAGGGCTGCGGATACTCGGAATGACGAAGGGGGAGATCTCCTTTATCCTGCTTGGCGAGCAGGCCGTCATAACCCTCGGGGCCCTTATCCCCGGCTATCTCCTCGGAATCCTGCTCTCTATCCTTCTTGCCCGTTCACTGAACTCGGATCTTTACCGGATGCCCCTGGTGTTTACGGTGTGGAACGTTCTTTTTGCCTATCTTGTCGTCATATCGGTGTCAATGCTGTCGGGTTTTGCAATATGGCGCAGACTGCAGCGGCTTGATCTTGTGGCGGTCCTCAAAACAAGGGAATGA
- a CDS encoding YnbE family lipoprotein, whose amino-acid sequence MKRNHTSPFMLLVSGSFLLGCNPTVRVEAPDKPIVINMNIKIDHEIRVKVDRELDSLLDNKQGLF is encoded by the coding sequence ATGAAACGGAACCACACGTCCCCCTTCATGCTTCTCGTCTCGGGATCCTTCCTCCTCGGATGCAATCCTACGGTAAGGGTCGAAGCACCCGACAAACCGATCGTGATCAACATGAACATCAAAATCGATCATGAGATCCGCGTCAAGGTCGACAGGGAGCTCGACTCGCTGCTTGACAACAAACAGGGACTATTCTAA